From a single Acidobacteriota bacterium genomic region:
- a CDS encoding DegT/DnrJ/EryC1/StrS family aminotransferase — MALSDWLRTFPRLTKGELTVEFEEKWSSWQGCKYSVFVNSGSSANLLMFYALLLSGRLKNKKVIVPAVSWVTTVAPVIQFGLEPIVCDCDPVTLGLDTDHLSKLVDEHDPAAIILVHVLGFPNKMDEIMAICNERDIVLLEDSCESLGSEYRAIRTGNFGLMSSFSLYFGHHLSTIEGGMVCTNDLEMKDLLVSLRSHGWDRDLPNAKQKELRAKYGIDDFRAFYTFYHPGFNVRSTDLQAFLGLGQLRKADSVVESRNRNFLHYDAAIKDYQYKVRQREGTLVSNFCYPLITDRRDEVVNALTEAGVDSRPLVCGSIARHPFWYERYGHAELPFADIVHDNGMYIPNNHEMTDAEVEYVADVVNSVL; from the coding sequence ATGGCTCTTTCTGACTGGCTTCGTACGTTCCCGCGTCTGACAAAAGGCGAGCTTACAGTTGAATTCGAGGAAAAGTGGTCGAGCTGGCAGGGTTGTAAGTATTCTGTTTTCGTCAACTCCGGGTCGTCAGCAAACCTCCTGATGTTCTATGCATTGCTCCTCTCCGGGCGGCTGAAGAACAAAAAGGTGATCGTGCCGGCAGTTTCGTGGGTGACGACCGTTGCCCCGGTGATCCAATTTGGCCTCGAGCCGATCGTATGCGATTGCGATCCCGTAACCCTCGGTTTGGACACCGATCATCTCAGCAAACTCGTTGACGAGCACGACCCGGCGGCGATCATTCTGGTCCACGTTCTTGGCTTCCCGAACAAGATGGACGAGATCATGGCTATTTGTAACGAGCGGGACATCGTATTGCTTGAGGACTCGTGTGAAAGCCTTGGTTCGGAATACCGCGCGATCAGGACAGGTAATTTTGGACTGATGAGCAGCTTTTCGCTCTATTTCGGCCATCACCTTTCGACGATAGAAGGCGGAATGGTCTGTACCAATGATTTGGAGATGAAAGACCTGCTCGTCTCTTTGAGGAGCCACGGTTGGGACCGCGACCTGCCGAATGCGAAACAGAAAGAGCTGCGGGCCAAATACGGTATTGATGATTTCCGGGCATTTTACACGTTCTATCATCCGGGCTTTAATGTCCGATCGACTGACCTGCAAGCGTTCCTTGGATTGGGACAATTGCGGAAGGCCGACTCGGTCGTCGAGAGCCGCAATCGAAATTTTCTGCATTACGATGCAGCCATAAAAGATTATCAATACAAGGTTCGACAACGCGAGGGAACGCTGGTTTCTAATTTCTGTTACCCGCTCATCACCGACAGACGAGATGAGGTGGTAAATGCATTGACCGAGGCCGGTGTTGATTCGCGGCCGCTGGTGTGCGGGTCGATCGCCCGGCATCCGTTCTGGTATGAACGCTACGGACACGCTGAGCTTCCGTTTGCCGATATCGTTCACGACAACGGAATGTACATCCCGAACAATCATGAGATGACCGATGCTGAGGTCGAATATGTCGCTGACGTCGTTAACTCTGTCCTTTGA
- a CDS encoding glycosyltransferase family 2 protein → MSPIAEKKRVAIVTPVHNRCDLTLLCLRSIARLDITGLEVFTVIVDDGSTDDTAERVSAEYPDVEIITGDGNLWFSGGMNRGFEAALRRDPDYILSINNDTVFDQQLLQNMIETAEKHPRSVVGALLLLWDQPHRVFQVAPKWNAFWGGFRHWQQQTVWTVPQQAWEVEIIVGNCVLFPVEAVRECGLMDEKRFPHYGDAEYTPRMRRAGWTLLIDPRARAFCQPNTSPPSVGKMPLAKKLRTLFLDKGNANSLWRRTFANLYGAPNKFSGLIATPVFYVRYLIGRNYETSYAEVAPEPLLKDLYADKVVAPDE, encoded by the coding sequence ATGTCCCCTATTGCCGAGAAAAAGCGAGTTGCCATCGTCACACCGGTCCACAATCGGTGTGACCTTACATTGCTTTGCCTTCGAAGCATTGCGCGGCTGGATATCACCGGACTTGAGGTGTTTACGGTCATTGTCGATGACGGCTCGACCGATGATACGGCCGAGAGGGTAAGTGCGGAATATCCGGACGTCGAGATAATCACTGGCGATGGAAATCTCTGGTTCAGCGGCGGAATGAACCGTGGTTTTGAAGCTGCCCTTCGCCGAGACCCCGATTATATTCTTTCGATCAACAACGACACGGTCTTCGATCAACAGCTTCTACAAAATATGATCGAGACTGCCGAGAAGCATCCGAGATCCGTAGTCGGAGCTCTGCTTCTTCTTTGGGATCAACCGCATCGGGTCTTTCAGGTCGCGCCGAAATGGAATGCATTCTGGGGTGGCTTTCGCCACTGGCAGCAGCAGACCGTCTGGACCGTGCCGCAACAGGCTTGGGAGGTTGAGATCATCGTCGGCAATTGTGTTCTTTTTCCGGTCGAGGCAGTCCGCGAGTGCGGGCTGATGGATGAGAAGCGGTTCCCGCATTACGGCGACGCCGAGTACACGCCGCGGATGCGTCGGGCAGGTTGGACGCTTTTGATCGACCCACGCGCCCGGGCTTTTTGCCAACCAAACACGTCGCCGCCATCGGTAGGGAAAATGCCTCTCGCGAAGAAGCTGCGGACCCTTTTCCTCGACAAGGGCAATGCCAATAGCCTCTGGCGCCGGACGTTTGCGAATCTTTATGGAGCTCCGAATAAATTTTCCGGCCTCATCGCAACGCCGGTCTTCTATGTCCGATACCTGATCGGGCGGAACTACGAGACCTCGTACGCGGAGGTCGCTCCGGAGCCGCTACTAAAAGACCTCTATGCAGACAAGGTCGTCGCTCCGGACGAATAG
- a CDS encoding GDP-mannose 4,6-dehydratase — MKTALITGINGQDGSYLSELLLEKGYEVHGILKRNSVAETQTTRIEHIRSDLRLHYGDITDLSSLVYVIKETSPDEIYHLAAQSHVRISFDQPIYTANATGLGTLNLLEAVRLTKPDIKMYQASSSEMFGNTIDEDGFQRETTPMNPVSPYGCSKVFSYHLARNYRNSYKLFVSNGILFNHESPRRGTNFVTNKVCKEAVRIKYGQTDRLELGNLDATRDWGHAKDYVLAMWMLLQLDEPGDYVCATGISHSVRDLVNYVFAKLELDPEAYVRVSERFLRPEELHNLKGDSSLLRSVTGWKPEYTFESMLDEMTDYWLEELRPAYSSGATTLSA; from the coding sequence ATGAAAACGGCTTTGATTACCGGAATTAACGGGCAGGATGGAAGTTATCTTTCAGAATTGCTCCTGGAAAAAGGCTACGAGGTGCATGGCATCCTCAAGCGCAACTCCGTCGCTGAAACGCAGACGACAAGGATCGAGCACATACGCTCGGACCTGCGACTCCACTACGGTGACATTACAGACCTCTCGTCGCTTGTTTATGTGATAAAAGAGACGTCGCCCGATGAGATCTATCATCTAGCTGCGCAGTCGCACGTACGGATCTCGTTCGATCAGCCGATCTACACCGCCAATGCGACCGGGCTTGGCACGCTTAATTTGTTGGAAGCCGTCCGTCTCACAAAACCCGACATTAAGATGTACCAAGCCTCGTCGTCAGAAATGTTCGGAAACACGATCGATGAAGACGGCTTTCAGCGTGAGACGACTCCGATGAATCCGGTTTCGCCCTACGGGTGCTCGAAGGTATTCTCCTATCACTTGGCCAGAAATTATCGAAATTCTTACAAGCTATTTGTAAGCAATGGCATTCTTTTCAACCATGAAAGCCCGCGTCGCGGAACCAACTTTGTGACCAATAAGGTTTGTAAAGAAGCGGTCCGGATCAAGTATGGTCAAACCGATCGGCTAGAGCTTGGAAATCTCGACGCAACGCGCGACTGGGGCCACGCGAAGGATTATGTGCTGGCAATGTGGATGTTGCTCCAGCTTGATGAACCGGGCGACTACGTTTGTGCAACCGGCATTTCACACAGCGTACGCGATCTGGTGAACTACGTTTTCGCAAAGCTCGAACTCGATCCGGAAGCCTACGTTCGTGTCAGCGAACGGTTCCTCCGTCCCGAAGAACTTCACAATCTCAAAGGCGACTCATCGCTGCTGCGGAGTGTTACGGGCTGGAAGCCCGAATACACTTTCGAATCTATGCTCGATGAGATGACCGATTATTGGCTCGAGGAACTCCGTCCGGCCTATTCGTCCGGAGCGACGACCTTGTCTGCATAG
- a CDS encoding NAD-dependent epimerase/dehydratase family protein, with translation MENILVTGGSGLVGRHLSKYLPDAVYVSSKEFDLRREEDVRRLFTSKWDRVIHLAARVAGILDNKSRPAEFLEDNLLINTLVLKYARETGVRRFTAVLSTCIYPDVANSYPMTEEMLHDGPPQVTNFGYAISKRTLAAHIDASNAQYGTSYNYLIPCNLYGEFDKTDKNKSHFVTALLVKIIEAEQQGAGKINLLGTGKPLRQFMHAEDLARVLAECVEKDVTENFNVAVSENLSIREIAEIALKATGNESLSIEFDSSGPDGQFRKDVSNAKMLEIFPDFEFTGLAEGLRRVYSYYKSIDRS, from the coding sequence ATGGAAAATATCCTAGTGACGGGCGGCTCCGGTTTAGTGGGCCGCCATCTTAGTAAATACCTTCCGGATGCAGTTTACGTTTCTTCCAAGGAGTTCGACCTCCGCCGCGAGGAAGATGTCCGAAGGCTGTTCACGTCGAAGTGGGACCGGGTCATTCACCTTGCCGCCCGGGTCGCCGGCATACTCGATAACAAGTCGCGCCCTGCGGAGTTTCTCGAAGATAACCTCTTGATTAACACTCTCGTCTTGAAGTACGCCCGCGAAACGGGGGTTCGGCGGTTCACTGCAGTGCTTTCCACCTGTATTTATCCGGACGTGGCGAACAGTTACCCAATGACCGAGGAAATGCTCCACGATGGGCCGCCGCAGGTGACGAACTTCGGCTATGCGATCAGCAAACGAACACTGGCCGCCCACATTGACGCGAGCAACGCTCAATACGGAACAAGCTACAACTATCTTATTCCGTGCAATCTATACGGTGAATTCGACAAGACCGACAAGAACAAGAGCCATTTCGTTACGGCACTGCTCGTCAAGATAATCGAAGCCGAGCAGCAAGGTGCCGGGAAGATAAATCTGCTCGGGACCGGAAAGCCTTTGCGGCAGTTCATGCACGCCGAGGATCTGGCAAGAGTGCTTGCCGAGTGTGTTGAAAAGGACGTAACCGAAAACTTTAACGTCGCGGTTTCTGAGAACCTCTCGATCCGGGAGATCGCCGAGATCGCTTTGAAGGCGACGGGAAATGAAAGTCTTTCAATAGAATTTGACTCAAGCGGGCCCGATGGGCAGTTTCGCAAAGATGTCTCGAATGCGAAGATGCTGGAGATCTTCCCCGATTTTGAATTCACCGGTCTAGCCGAGGGTCTCCGCCGCGTGTATTCTTATTACAAGTCAATTGATCGATCATGA
- a CDS encoding glycosyltransferase family 4 protein, with protein sequence MRQAIYAWNYLEWGGAQIHLFAIIREVRKIFRVSVVLPTGSDPKVLKFIDDLGVERHFFEGSINTKPAGGLVGSIRSRFRKMKTEYRMMRKIAELGPDGVIHLDLLPHYSLIPLIWATLYAEVFITSHNRLPEVVPIREAIWRLKCSVISRFRNFHVFCSNEDAKNYFSRHYSKRTAEDIQVTYTSMNPDEIGPIASDPSIRAKFREFIGLREDEIAVLCVGNFIDRKGRWVFVDAAQIAAAKDPSLRFVWLSPLPADQEALERIKGYGLGERFRLVISDEIGKERHDVLGFFSLGDIFVLPSFVEGLPVALLEAMAMGLPAISTNVNAIPEAVIHEQTGLLVEPGDADSLGEAILRLASDHQLAEELATAGKAYVNANFDERVVARKVLASYLYALGAN encoded by the coding sequence ATGCGACAAGCAATCTATGCCTGGAACTATCTCGAGTGGGGTGGTGCGCAGATACACCTATTCGCGATAATTCGTGAGGTTAGGAAGATCTTTCGCGTGTCCGTCGTCCTTCCCACCGGTTCAGACCCAAAAGTGTTGAAATTTATTGACGATCTGGGCGTTGAGCGACATTTTTTTGAAGGATCGATAAATACCAAGCCGGCGGGAGGACTTGTCGGGAGCATCAGGTCTCGTTTTCGAAAAATGAAGACCGAGTACCGAATGATGCGAAAGATCGCTGAACTCGGACCCGACGGGGTTATTCACCTCGATCTGCTTCCGCATTATTCGCTTATCCCGCTTATTTGGGCCACGCTGTACGCTGAAGTGTTCATCACCTCGCACAATCGGTTGCCGGAAGTTGTCCCGATTCGTGAAGCAATCTGGAGACTTAAGTGCTCGGTCATTTCAAGGTTTCGGAATTTTCACGTATTTTGCTCAAACGAAGACGCAAAGAACTATTTCTCCCGGCATTATTCGAAACGCACTGCTGAAGATATACAGGTCACCTATACGAGTATGAACCCAGATGAGATCGGGCCGATCGCAAGTGACCCTTCGATCCGTGCGAAATTCCGAGAATTCATCGGGCTACGCGAAGACGAGATTGCGGTACTTTGCGTTGGTAACTTTATCGACCGTAAGGGAAGGTGGGTGTTCGTCGATGCAGCTCAAATAGCGGCCGCGAAAGACCCTTCGTTGAGGTTCGTTTGGCTGTCACCTTTGCCCGCAGATCAAGAAGCGTTGGAACGTATCAAAGGCTACGGGCTCGGCGAGCGTTTTCGGCTGGTGATCTCGGATGAAATAGGAAAGGAACGCCATGACGTGCTCGGCTTCTTTTCATTAGGGGACATTTTCGTGCTGCCGAGCTTTGTTGAAGGTCTCCCGGTTGCTCTTCTCGAAGCGATGGCTATGGGGCTTCCGGCGATTTCAACAAACGTCAATGCAATTCCTGAGGCGGTCATTCATGAGCAGACCGGGCTTTTAGTCGAGCCTGGCGATGCAGATTCACTTGGGGAAGCGATACTTCGGCTTGCATCGGATCATCAACTCGCTGAAGAACTCGCCACTGCGGGAAAAGCTTATGTGAATGCAAACTTCGACGAACGCGTTGTGGCACGAAAAGTTCTCGCCTCTTACCTTTACGCACTCGGGGCCAACTGA
- a CDS encoding oligosaccharide flippase family protein: MQTGNNVIRSISFGALTWVGPMLLSLIATPFIVRALGLEGYGIYALVLGIISYSFNFGVGRAAAKYVAEYQATEDRQKIGPIVSSSLIVSIALGAAAVLLIGFLAPWLVVSVLGIEARFQDGAINALYIAAGIIVVTLINQLFGSVLQGLHRFDLYSKLFNLTNFAVVLGNLTLAVAGYGLEALLAWNLGVLMISVVVHAVSAKRLLADINLFSGFDRESLRKVFLYTGGVVGYQLLGNVLLLFERGYITRVLGSDQLTYYVVAMAIGLYLHGFSTSLLLAIAPVASEQNQDLGRLKKLYDRSTKLIGVIVVFVTAVLLVSGGSFLTLWMGQQFADEATAILKIHTITFSLLSIAGVAWFMREGLGVPKHNLYVSAICFVVTLSLMLLTTKYGNVGMALSRLAGFSVMFFSIFTFERWLFGKFDGMFWLRNSFRLLVAAILAATLLFFSLQTFSLAWPAYIVAVACSGLLYCGILWVLGYLDQSEKNAIFSAIRSRTA; this comes from the coding sequence ATGCAAACAGGGAACAATGTTATCAGGAGTATCTCCTTCGGTGCGTTGACGTGGGTCGGCCCGATGCTGCTTAGCCTGATCGCGACGCCGTTCATCGTCCGAGCCCTCGGGCTTGAGGGCTACGGCATTTACGCACTTGTTCTCGGAATCATCAGCTACTCATTCAACTTTGGCGTTGGTCGGGCCGCGGCGAAATATGTGGCCGAATATCAGGCGACAGAAGATCGGCAAAAAATTGGGCCGATAGTATCGAGCAGTTTGATCGTGAGTATAGCTCTAGGAGCTGCAGCGGTACTTCTCATCGGCTTTCTCGCACCGTGGCTGGTCGTCAGCGTTCTCGGGATCGAGGCTCGCTTCCAGGACGGTGCGATAAATGCTCTATACATCGCCGCTGGCATCATTGTCGTAACGCTGATCAATCAGCTATTCGGGTCGGTACTGCAGGGGCTGCATCGTTTCGACTTGTATTCAAAGCTCTTTAACCTGACCAACTTTGCCGTTGTCCTCGGGAATCTCACTCTTGCCGTCGCGGGTTATGGACTTGAAGCTTTGCTTGCATGGAATCTCGGCGTGCTGATGATTTCGGTCGTTGTTCATGCCGTCTCCGCAAAGCGTCTCCTTGCCGATATCAATCTATTCTCCGGTTTTGACCGCGAATCCTTGCGGAAGGTTTTTCTTTATACGGGCGGCGTTGTTGGTTACCAGCTTTTGGGGAATGTGCTTCTGCTCTTTGAACGCGGATACATAACGCGAGTCCTCGGGAGCGATCAGCTGACCTATTATGTCGTAGCAATGGCGATCGGCCTATACCTTCACGGGTTTTCAACCAGCCTACTGTTAGCCATTGCGCCGGTCGCAAGTGAACAGAATCAGGATCTTGGCCGGCTGAAGAAGCTCTATGACCGGTCGACCAAACTGATCGGAGTGATCGTTGTGTTTGTTACGGCGGTCCTTCTTGTCTCGGGAGGGTCGTTCCTAACCCTTTGGATGGGCCAGCAATTTGCCGATGAGGCAACGGCGATCTTGAAGATCCACACGATCACATTTTCACTTCTTTCGATTGCCGGCGTCGCGTGGTTCATGCGCGAAGGCCTTGGGGTTCCCAAGCACAATCTTTATGTTTCCGCGATCTGCTTTGTTGTGACGCTGTCCCTTATGCTTTTGACGACCAAATACGGGAATGTCGGGATGGCGTTGTCGCGTCTAGCGGGCTTTTCGGTGATGTTCTTCTCGATCTTTACATTTGAGCGGTGGCTCTTTGGTAAGTTCGACGGAATGTTTTGGTTACGCAATTCTTTTCGGTTGCTAGTAGCCGCGATTCTCGCAGCGACACTACTTTTCTTCTCTCTGCAAACCTTCTCTCTTGCGTGGCCGGCTTACATCGTAGCGGTTGCCTGCAGCGGGCTTCTATATTGTGGTATTCTTTGGGTTTTGGGGTATTTGGACCAGTCTGAAAAGAATGCGATCTTTTCAGCGATCAGGTCCCGAACTGCATGA
- a CDS encoding methyltransferase domain-containing protein — translation MTVGFKSVQRVQFLKELAKGKRVLHLGCTNFPYTLDSIAAGSLLHADLAAIADELTGFDFDQEGIDLLTERGFGELYRADLERLEEVTLEREFDVIIAGEMIEHLNNPGLFLKGIQRFMNSETKLAITTVNAFCAFRFVIYGFRGKGGQNEPVHPDHVAYYSYRTLKKLIDNSGLTIDEFNFYDLGVEHRGTLKWYYRAVNDVSVALFPQLSDGVIAVCRKRTEGAE, via the coding sequence ATGACCGTCGGATTCAAAAGCGTTCAAAGAGTTCAGTTTCTTAAAGAGCTTGCCAAGGGCAAGCGTGTGCTCCACCTTGGCTGCACCAATTTTCCCTACACGCTTGACTCGATCGCCGCCGGTTCGCTCCTCCATGCTGACCTCGCTGCAATTGCCGATGAGCTAACCGGTTTCGATTTCGACCAAGAGGGGATCGATCTCTTGACGGAACGCGGTTTTGGAGAACTTTACCGAGCGGATCTGGAACGCCTTGAGGAGGTGACCCTCGAGCGCGAATTCGACGTCATCATTGCCGGCGAGATGATCGAACACCTGAATAATCCGGGCCTCTTTCTAAAGGGAATCCAGCGATTCATGAATTCCGAGACAAAGCTCGCGATCACAACAGTAAATGCCTTTTGCGCTTTTCGATTTGTGATATATGGCTTTCGCGGTAAAGGCGGCCAAAACGAGCCGGTTCACCCGGATCACGTTGCCTATTATTCATACCGGACCCTGAAAAAGTTGATCGATAATAGCGGCCTTACAATAGATGAGTTCAATTTTTACGATCTCGGCGTTGAGCATCGCGGCACGCTGAAATGGTATTATCGAGCAGTAAACGACGTCTCGGTTGCCTTGTTCCCGCAGCTTAGCGACGGTGTGATCGCAGTTTGCCGGAAGCGAACTGAGGGCGCAGAGTAG
- a CDS encoding class I SAM-dependent methyltransferase has product MSRTLDLVKWTLALGSGEQNFLGAKWVPGFLARLKGENQKKWALRLLSMSPHYFIDGTSTKRADETTDAFLNRVFDVIVETRIEIYEKVLAGYLKSDDVVVDYGCGPGFVAAAVSPHVRKIYALDISDGALACGKILNGRENIEFVHAKDSEDVIPKGGVNAIYSYAVIQHMTDEVFQSMLENCARYVQDKGKLILHVQLPDDAWRTEAEWRADASAKGRLKFKYGLHCFGRTEETFGQMLSESGFEVTECLEMEGLFGREDRELASQRLIVAVKK; this is encoded by the coding sequence ATGTCGCGAACGCTTGACCTCGTAAAATGGACCCTTGCCCTTGGCAGCGGCGAGCAGAATTTTCTAGGGGCGAAGTGGGTTCCCGGCTTCCTCGCAAGGTTAAAAGGCGAAAACCAAAAGAAATGGGCCTTGAGGTTGCTTTCGATGAGTCCGCATTACTTTATCGATGGCACCTCAACAAAACGAGCGGATGAAACGACCGATGCTTTTCTTAACAGGGTTTTCGATGTAATAGTCGAGACGAGGATCGAGATCTACGAAAAAGTTCTAGCTGGCTATCTCAAGTCCGATGATGTAGTGGTCGACTATGGTTGCGGCCCGGGATTTGTAGCGGCCGCGGTCTCGCCACATGTCCGGAAAATATACGCACTTGATATCTCCGACGGTGCACTCGCATGCGGTAAGATCTTGAACGGCCGAGAGAACATCGAGTTTGTTCACGCAAAGGATTCCGAAGACGTTATCCCCAAAGGTGGCGTAAATGCGATATATAGTTATGCAGTCATCCAACATATGACCGACGAAGTCTTCCAGTCGATGTTGGAGAACTGTGCCCGATATGTGCAAGACAAGGGTAAGTTGATCCTTCATGTTCAGCTTCCGGATGACGCGTGGAGGACCGAGGCCGAGTGGCGAGCTGATGCGTCAGCAAAAGGACGCCTTAAGTTCAAGTACGGTCTCCATTGTTTCGGCCGAACAGAGGAAACGTTCGGTCAGATGCTGTCCGAAAGTGGATTTGAGGTAACAGAATGCCTCGAGATGGAGGGGCTTTTCGGTCGGGAAGACCGTGAGTTGGCTTCGCAACGGCTGATCGTCGCCGTTAAGAAATAG
- the gmhA gene encoding D-sedoheptulose 7-phosphate isomerase: MPKIVFTNGCFDLIHPGHVSLLERARALGDRLVVGINSDVSVRKIKGPGRPVVDQESRKKVLLALHAVDEVHIFEELTPERLINDIKPDVLVKGGDWKESEIIGTDFVKRLGGQVVSLPLVEGFSSSSLIETIEKDDGPDENEASEFEPKSIVDASFEEHKRVFEQADDLLMGAIESSAQIIITTLQNGGKVLICGNGGSAADAQHLATEFSGRYEKERRALPAIALTTDTSALTAIANDYGFEQVFARQVEALAVPGDCLIAISTSGNSPNVIAAVMAARQIGCKVVGLTGQSGKKLASLSDECVLVPSSRTARIQEMHITVAHIWCEYVDEFAVSDQ; this comes from the coding sequence ATGCCGAAGATCGTCTTTACAAACGGATGCTTCGATCTGATCCACCCGGGTCACGTTAGCCTTTTGGAGCGCGCTCGGGCGCTTGGCGATCGACTCGTCGTCGGAATCAATAGTGATGTGTCCGTTCGCAAGATCAAAGGACCAGGCCGGCCGGTTGTCGACCAGGAGTCGCGAAAAAAGGTCTTGCTTGCTCTTCATGCGGTCGACGAAGTCCATATATTTGAAGAACTTACGCCCGAAAGGCTGATAAACGACATTAAGCCTGATGTTTTGGTAAAGGGTGGAGACTGGAAGGAAAGTGAGATCATTGGGACTGACTTCGTCAAGAGGCTTGGTGGGCAGGTCGTCTCGCTTCCTCTGGTCGAGGGCTTTTCGTCGTCTAGTTTGATCGAGACTATCGAAAAGGACGATGGGCCAGATGAAAACGAAGCTTCAGAATTCGAACCGAAAAGCATAGTAGACGCGTCGTTCGAAGAACATAAGCGAGTATTTGAGCAAGCCGACGATCTTTTGATGGGTGCGATCGAAAGCTCTGCCCAAATCATCATCACGACGCTCCAGAATGGCGGTAAAGTTCTTATTTGTGGGAATGGCGGTAGCGCCGCAGATGCTCAGCACCTGGCTACAGAGTTTAGTGGCCGGTACGAAAAGGAACGAAGGGCACTTCCGGCAATTGCATTAACAACTGATACTTCAGCCTTGACGGCGATCGCCAATGATTACGGCTTCGAACAAGTTTTTGCTCGTCAGGTCGAGGCCCTCGCCGTGCCCGGAGACTGCCTGATAGCGATATCGACGAGCGGGAACTCACCAAACGTAATTGCCGCCGTGATGGCCGCTCGTCAGATAGGATGTAAGGTAGTCGGTTTGACGGGCCAAAGTGGTAAAAAGCTCGCTTCGCTTTCGGATGAATGTGTCCTCGTGCCGTCTTCGCGGACGGCGAGAATTCAGGAAATGCACATCACGGTCGCCCATATTTGGTGTGAGTATGTTGATGAATTTGCCGTATCGGATCAATGA
- the rfaE1 gene encoding D-glycero-beta-D-manno-heptose-7-phosphate kinase translates to MTTISQKFADTNVLVVGDLMLDRFWWGDVTRISPEAPVPVVRLRRDTYAPGGAANVATNVVGLGARAAVVGYVGNDPESELLKEAFERSNIPVANLIRGSNFPTAVKTRIIAHSQQVVRVDKEPFEGLGRGHETESLAILEKLLPTVEAVVISDYGKGFLTDKIIRFLIESCSETGTPVLVDPKGKDYTKYAGATLITPNRKEAAEATSMSEEDPELINGAGIRLRDEIGIRNVLITQGDKGMTLFNEDGTRVHIEAEPVQTYDVTGAGDTVVATVAVAVGAGLSLTEAARLANTAGGIVVQQVGTSAITIDRLLAASNASTSRDS, encoded by the coding sequence ATGACAACAATTTCGCAAAAATTCGCCGATACAAATGTTCTTGTGGTCGGTGACCTCATGCTCGACCGCTTTTGGTGGGGCGATGTGACGCGCATTTCGCCTGAAGCTCCCGTTCCCGTCGTGCGGCTTAGAAGGGACACTTATGCCCCTGGCGGAGCTGCCAATGTTGCCACAAACGTCGTCGGACTCGGAGCGAGGGCCGCAGTCGTCGGGTATGTGGGTAACGATCCGGAGTCCGAGCTACTGAAGGAAGCTTTTGAGCGTTCGAATATCCCGGTCGCAAATCTGATAAGAGGTTCAAATTTCCCGACGGCAGTGAAGACAAGAATAATCGCCCACTCTCAGCAGGTCGTGAGGGTAGACAAGGAGCCATTCGAAGGGCTTGGAAGAGGGCATGAGACCGAAAGCCTCGCGATCCTTGAAAAACTTCTTCCGACGGTAGAAGCGGTCGTAATATCTGATTATGGAAAAGGGTTTCTTACAGACAAGATCATTCGATTCCTGATCGAAAGCTGCTCGGAAACTGGGACACCTGTGCTTGTGGATCCAAAGGGAAAAGACTACACAAAGTACGCAGGTGCGACCCTGATCACTCCGAATCGGAAGGAAGCCGCCGAAGCAACGTCGATGAGCGAGGAGGATCCGGAGTTGATCAACGGCGCTGGGATTCGGCTACGCGACGAGATCGGCATTCGCAACGTGCTGATAACACAGGGCGACAAGGGAATGACCTTATTTAACGAGGATGGAACGCGGGTTCACATCGAAGCAGAACCCGTTCAGACCTATGACGTTACCGGGGCCGGCGATACCGTTGTTGCAACTGTTGCGGTCGCCGTCGGCGCTGGCCTTTCCTTGACGGAGGCTGCCCGGCTTGCCAATACGGCCGGCGGCATTGTTGTTCAGCAGGTCGGCACGTCCGCTATCACGATCGATCGCCTGCTCGCGGCCTCCAACGCCAGCACGTCTCGCGATAGTTAG